The genomic stretch CTACGGTTCGGCGGTGGGAGTGACTGTGGTGGGGCTGCTGTCGGCGCTGCTACCCATTGGCTTGGATGTAGAGTTGATTCATTTGGTGGCTAGCGCGGCGGGGGGATTGCTGGGCGCTTTTATGGCAGAAAGATTGCGATCGCGCGAGGAGTTGGCTCTTTTGGGCGTGGCTGTCGGCTTGACTCAGGGCATGGTTTATCTGGTGGGGACTTTGATTGCCAGCGCGGCTGCGGGTGCGATTTGGTACGTGGTGCTCGGTACGGTGGGCGCGCAAAGTTTGGCGGGTTTGGCTTGGAGCGTTGTGGCGATCGGCATCAGCCCTTATTTAGAACACGTTTTTGACCTAATTACCCCGATCCGGCTGGCGGAACTTGCCAATCCCAACCGCCCGCTGTTAAAGAGGTTGGCGGCCGTTGCTCCGGGGACTTTTCAGCACACGCTATTTGTGGCTAGTTTGGCCGAAGCTGCGGCGAGAGAACTCGGCTGCAATGTTGAGTTAGTCAGGGCTGGGACATTATACCACGATATCGGAAAAATGCACGACCCGAACGGATTTTGCGAAAATCAAATGGGCGGGGGCAACAAACACGATGAAATTAATAACCCTTGGACGAGCGCCGAAATTATTAAAAAGCACGTTAGCGAAGGGTTGGTAATGGCGCGGAAACATAGATTGCCGAAGGCAATTCAGGCGTTTATTCCTGAACATCAAGGCACAATGTTAATTGCTTATTTCTACCATCAAGCGCAGCAAATTGCTGCCAAAGAACCGGAAAATTTAAATATTACTTTGGCAGATGCGGGTAATTCAAAGTTAGCAATCAAAACCAGGGAAGTGAGGGAGCAGGATTTTCGCTACGACGGGCCGATTCCGCAGTCGCGGGAAACGGGGAT from Microcoleus sp. bin38.metabat.b11b12b14.051 encodes the following:
- a CDS encoding HDIG domain-containing metalloprotein; its protein translation is YGSAVGVTVVGLLSALLPIGLDVELIHLVASAAGGLLGAFMAERLRSREELALLGVAVGLTQGMVYLVGTLIASAAAGAIWYVVLGTVGAQSLAGLAWSVVAIGISPYLEHVFDLITPIRLAELANPNRPLLKRLAAVAPGTFQHTLFVASLAEAAARELGCNVELVRAGTLYHDIGKMHDPNGFCENQMGGGNKHDEINNPWTSAEIIKKHVSEGLVMARKHRLPKAIQAFIPEHQGTMLIAYFYHQAQQIAAKEPENLNITLADAGNSKLAIKTREVREQDFRYDGPIPQSRETGILMLADSCEAALRSLKDATHEEALNMVNRILRARWQDNQLLDSGLTREDMSLIAEIFVRVWEQFNHKRIAYPSAVFTPR